From Alcaligenes faecalis, the proteins below share one genomic window:
- a CDS encoding GlcG/HbpS family heme-binding protein, translated as MKKILRLEQREARLMVDAAIAKSKEIGVLETVCVVDEGGYPIVMERMDGARITGAQIAWNKAFTAAGHKRSTHLFTTPPNGPALPGNEAFGIQLSFEGRFAAFVGGYPIVVNGEVIGGIGLSGGNGEQDTAAGVAGLQALAEALKAEGLDVLVQADIKK; from the coding sequence ATGAAAAAAATCCTACGTCTCGAACAGCGCGAAGCGCGCTTGATGGTGGACGCGGCGATTGCCAAATCCAAAGAGATTGGCGTGCTGGAGACCGTTTGCGTGGTTGACGAAGGGGGTTACCCCATCGTCATGGAGCGCATGGATGGGGCTCGTATTACCGGCGCCCAGATTGCCTGGAACAAGGCGTTTACCGCTGCCGGCCACAAGCGCTCCACCCATTTGTTCACCACACCGCCCAATGGTCCCGCCTTGCCGGGTAACGAGGCCTTCGGGATTCAGTTGAGTTTTGAAGGGCGTTTTGCGGCCTTTGTGGGCGGCTATCCCATTGTGGTCAATGGCGAGGTCATTGGTGGCATAGGCCTGAGTGGCGGTAACGGCGAGCAGGACACGGCAGCTGGTGTGGCCGGCTTGCAGGCCTTGGCCGAGGCCTTGAAGGCAGAGGGTCTGGACGTGCTGGTTCAGGCGGACATCAAGAAATAG
- a CDS encoding aldehyde dehydrogenase family protein, giving the protein MDNLKDVVFDNYIDGQWLPSQSGRTTPNLNPADRDDVVGAFPQSTAEDAQAAVAAAQAAFAGWRATPISTRARVLNAAAAWLDANVDRIAQGLTREEGKTLAQSKMEVGRSAQTLRFYAVEGQTYTGETFPQDDAQQLVYTQREPLGVVSVIAPWNFPISIPARKIAPALITGNTVVFKPSSDTPLTGYYLCEAFAQAGVPAGVLNLVHGRASEVGPTLVQSPQIRAISFTGSTQAGENICRQARMSTRTQMELGGKNPLIVMEDADLELAVKLVVQGGFSLSGQACTGTSRVLVHRQVKEEFTRRLVEKVSALTVGNGLNGNPDLGPIATESQLESILEYVAIGKQEATHLLGGERLTDGDYARGLFMRPALFTDVTQQMRIAREEIFGPVIALLEIDSYEQALAMANDTEYGLSAAIVTRSAEYAHRFANDIEAGTVKINRTTTGNLINAPFGGLKQSSTSTFRESGRAGLEFYTQLKTVYRGI; this is encoded by the coding sequence GTGGACAATCTCAAGGACGTCGTTTTCGACAATTACATTGATGGGCAGTGGCTGCCCAGCCAGAGCGGGCGCACGACGCCTAATCTGAATCCGGCCGATCGGGACGATGTGGTGGGAGCTTTCCCTCAGTCCACGGCTGAGGACGCGCAGGCCGCTGTTGCTGCTGCTCAGGCCGCCTTTGCGGGATGGCGAGCAACGCCTATCTCTACTCGGGCCCGTGTGCTGAATGCAGCAGCAGCCTGGCTTGATGCCAATGTGGACCGTATCGCTCAGGGTCTGACGCGGGAAGAGGGCAAAACGCTGGCGCAGAGCAAGATGGAAGTTGGGCGCTCGGCCCAGACCCTGCGTTTTTATGCGGTTGAAGGCCAGACCTATACCGGCGAGACATTCCCTCAGGACGATGCACAGCAACTGGTCTATACCCAGCGTGAACCTTTGGGTGTGGTATCCGTGATTGCGCCCTGGAATTTCCCCATCTCCATCCCGGCACGCAAAATTGCCCCCGCCTTGATTACCGGCAATACCGTTGTTTTCAAGCCGTCGTCTGACACGCCCTTGACCGGCTACTACCTGTGCGAAGCCTTTGCACAAGCAGGGGTCCCGGCGGGTGTGCTGAACCTGGTGCATGGCAGGGCCAGTGAAGTGGGGCCCACGCTGGTGCAATCCCCTCAGATACGCGCCATTTCGTTTACTGGCTCGACCCAGGCGGGTGAAAACATTTGTCGTCAGGCACGCATGAGCACTCGGACCCAAATGGAGCTGGGCGGCAAAAACCCCTTGATTGTCATGGAAGACGCCGACCTGGAACTGGCCGTCAAACTGGTGGTTCAAGGCGGATTTTCCTTGAGCGGTCAGGCCTGCACGGGAACCAGCCGTGTGCTGGTGCATCGTCAGGTCAAAGAAGAATTCACGCGGCGCCTGGTAGAGAAAGTCAGCGCCTTGACTGTGGGTAACGGCTTGAATGGCAACCCCGATCTGGGTCCCATTGCCACCGAAAGCCAACTGGAAAGCATTCTGGAATATGTGGCCATCGGCAAGCAGGAAGCCACCCATTTACTGGGCGGCGAACGCTTGACTGACGGTGACTACGCACGCGGCCTGTTCATGCGCCCGGCTTTGTTTACGGACGTGACCCAGCAGATGCGTATTGCCCGCGAAGAGATTTTTGGCCCGGTGATTGCCTTGCTGGAAATTGATTCCTACGAGCAGGCACTGGCCATGGCCAATGACACCGAATACGGCTTGTCTGCCGCCATTGTGACGCGCAGTGCCGAATATGCGCATCGCTTTGCCAATGACATTGAGGCCGGGACGGTCAAGATCAATCGCACGACAACCGGCAACTTGATCAATGCTCCTTTTGGTGGACTGAAACAGTCCAGCACTTCCACCTTCCGCGAGTCGGGTCGGGCGGGCCTGGAGTTCTATACCCAGCTCAAGACCGTGTATCGCGGTATCTGA
- a CDS encoding TenA family transcriptional regulator — protein MEKLLNRDEFRTALETAIKGKSANTSPFSIAWASGKLSREHLARWAENHYHYVGPFADYLGYLYARTPAEYVEAKDFLLANMYEEEIGGDRHTDLLIRFGEACGTTRARIEDPDNMNATTRALQAWCYAIAMREDPVVAVAGLVVGLESQVPSIYRKQTPTLREKYGFTDEEVEFFDLHIVSDEIHGERGYQIVLEHANTVELQQRCLRICEIGAEMRLLYTTSLYNDYVKDEISLQELQLEAA, from the coding sequence ATGGAAAAACTGCTGAATCGCGATGAATTTCGCACCGCACTGGAAACCGCCATTAAAGGGAAAAGTGCCAATACTTCCCCTTTCAGTATTGCCTGGGCCAGCGGCAAGCTAAGCCGTGAACATCTGGCTCGCTGGGCTGAAAACCACTATCACTATGTCGGCCCTTTTGCCGATTACCTGGGTTATCTGTATGCCCGCACTCCCGCTGAATACGTGGAGGCCAAAGACTTCTTGCTGGCCAATATGTATGAAGAGGAAATTGGCGGTGACCGCCACACAGATCTGCTGATCCGCTTTGGCGAAGCGTGCGGCACGACACGGGCACGTATTGAAGACCCCGACAACATGAATGCCACCACTCGCGCCTTGCAGGCCTGGTGTTACGCCATTGCCATGCGCGAAGATCCGGTCGTTGCGGTGGCGGGGCTGGTTGTGGGTCTGGAGTCCCAAGTGCCCTCTATCTACCGCAAGCAGACCCCAACCTTGCGCGAAAAATACGGCTTCACGGACGAAGAAGTGGAGTTTTTCGACCTGCACATTGTGTCGGACGAAATCCACGGCGAGCGTGGTTACCAGATCGTGCTTGAGCATGCGAACACGGTAGAACTGCAGCAGCGTTGTTTGCGTATCTGCGAAATTGGTGCCGAGATGCGTCTACTGTATACCACTTCTCTGTACAACGATTACGTCAAAGACGAGATCAGCCTGCAAGAACTGCAGCTGGAAGCAGCCTGA
- a CDS encoding gamma-glutamyltransferase family protein produces the protein MGTTAYRAGEKQGLGTHWAVAAGHPLAVRAAQAMLELKGSAVDAAIAADAVMGVVEPMATGIGGDLLAMIAPPDSMPVAYNGSGAAPLLLNAEHVQALPGGRIPERHVLSITTPGLVRGWWDMHQRYGRLDWAHLFQPAIQAAREGFAVAPVAAREWQIFDFVLHRDPVCAALYRAGKPPKAGEQYRNPELAAVLEEIAAQGPDAFYLGRPAQHAEQAMEQMQGLLRAEDFRRHKGFFCEPVSASLGEFSLYECPPNTHGVAVLEAVQRAWKRPVDQDAAELELVKATEAAMAQASRVVCDPAGNTVCTVVVDADGLAVTFMSSIFKRFGSGYAVPGCGFVLQNRGFGFSEPGHVNGPGPGKRPYHTVVPSLALKSGQFHMGLGVVGGLMQPQGQIQIWTRVLRDGWPLDKAMFEPRWRLEGAGRLALEDGFDANRTAFLREHGYVPPDKGVGELAGRSDFGGAQAVERLADGRLQAVSDPRKDGCVALA, from the coding sequence ATGGGTACGACAGCCTATCGCGCAGGTGAAAAACAGGGTTTGGGGACTCATTGGGCCGTTGCTGCCGGGCACCCCTTGGCGGTGAGGGCCGCGCAGGCCATGCTGGAACTCAAGGGTAGTGCAGTGGATGCGGCTATTGCTGCCGATGCCGTCATGGGTGTCGTTGAGCCTATGGCGACAGGCATTGGTGGCGATCTGCTGGCCATGATTGCACCGCCCGACAGTATGCCAGTGGCTTACAACGGCAGCGGCGCGGCCCCCCTGTTGTTGAATGCTGAGCATGTTCAGGCTTTGCCTGGGGGACGGATTCCGGAGCGTCATGTGTTGTCCATTACCACGCCTGGTCTGGTGCGAGGGTGGTGGGATATGCACCAGCGCTACGGCCGCCTGGATTGGGCGCACTTGTTTCAGCCTGCCATTCAGGCAGCGCGGGAAGGTTTTGCGGTCGCGCCGGTGGCGGCGCGTGAATGGCAAATCTTCGACTTTGTGCTGCATCGCGATCCCGTGTGTGCCGCCCTTTATAGGGCGGGCAAGCCGCCCAAAGCAGGGGAGCAGTACCGGAATCCGGAGCTGGCGGCTGTCTTGGAGGAGATAGCCGCGCAAGGGCCAGATGCCTTTTATCTGGGTCGCCCCGCGCAGCATGCTGAACAGGCAATGGAGCAGATGCAGGGATTGTTGAGGGCTGAGGACTTTCGCCGTCATAAAGGGTTTTTCTGTGAACCTGTCAGCGCATCGTTGGGTGAGTTCAGCCTTTATGAATGCCCTCCCAACACGCATGGGGTGGCGGTTCTGGAGGCCGTACAACGTGCCTGGAAACGCCCCGTTGATCAAGATGCGGCGGAGCTGGAGCTGGTCAAGGCGACGGAAGCCGCAATGGCTCAGGCTTCACGAGTCGTGTGTGATCCGGCCGGGAATACGGTCTGCACTGTTGTGGTCGATGCGGACGGGCTGGCCGTTACGTTCATGTCCAGCATCTTCAAACGGTTTGGGTCAGGCTATGCCGTGCCCGGCTGTGGGTTTGTGCTGCAAAACCGGGGGTTCGGTTTCTCCGAGCCAGGGCATGTGAATGGCCCGGGGCCGGGCAAACGGCCCTATCACACGGTGGTCCCGTCTTTGGCCTTGAAGTCCGGCCAGTTCCATATGGGACTGGGCGTGGTGGGCGGCTTGATGCAACCCCAAGGGCAGATACAGATATGGACCCGTGTTTTGCGCGATGGCTGGCCTTTGGATAAAGCGATGTTTGAACCGCGCTGGCGTCTGGAAGGGGCCGGGCGTCTGGCCCTGGAGGATGGTTTTGATGCGAACCGTACAGCCTTTTTGCGTGAGCACGGGTATGTGCCGCCTGATAAAGGCGTAGGCGAACTGGCTGGCCGCAGCGACTTTGGCGGGGCTCAGGCGGTTGAGCGCTTGGCAGACGGCCGTTTGCAGGCTGTTTCTGACCCTCGTAAGGATGGTTGCGTGGCGCTGGCCTGA
- a CDS encoding sulfite exporter TauE/SafE family protein, with amino-acid sequence MAALIDLVDPLSWLLMALLVVLAAFLQGVGGVGFAMLVAPIAALVFPQLVPGPLLALGGSVSLLAALRERQHIVPDVVVCALGGRATGSIIAILAMTQLPIEAVNLGFALAILVAVALSAWGLRILASKRNMILAGIASGIMGTLTSVGAPALAIAMQNLAPAQLRASLGLILFLGASMSLVLLIVAGLFSLQQAMLSIVLYPFMLLGFTLSGQLRHKVSLPLMRRLLLGICSLSAVVLITRTLWQ; translated from the coding sequence ATGGCGGCTTTGATTGATCTGGTGGACCCGCTCTCCTGGCTGCTCATGGCCTTGCTGGTTGTGTTGGCTGCCTTTTTGCAAGGCGTTGGTGGAGTTGGGTTTGCGATGCTGGTCGCGCCAATTGCCGCCTTGGTATTTCCGCAGTTGGTTCCAGGCCCCCTACTGGCCTTGGGTGGCAGTGTCTCTCTGCTGGCCGCCTTGCGAGAGCGCCAACATATCGTGCCCGATGTCGTTGTCTGTGCACTGGGTGGCCGCGCCACCGGATCGATCATTGCCATATTGGCCATGACGCAACTCCCCATAGAAGCAGTCAACCTGGGTTTTGCCCTTGCCATTCTGGTGGCAGTCGCACTGAGTGCCTGGGGCTTGCGCATCCTGGCCTCCAAACGAAACATGATCCTGGCGGGCATTGCCTCGGGCATCATGGGAACCTTGACCTCGGTAGGCGCTCCCGCTCTGGCCATTGCCATGCAAAATCTGGCTCCTGCACAGCTACGGGCTTCATTGGGTCTTATTTTGTTTTTGGGCGCAAGCATGTCCTTGGTCCTGCTTATTGTGGCGGGCCTGTTCTCCTTGCAACAGGCAATGCTCAGCATCGTGCTCTACCCCTTCATGCTGCTGGGCTTCACGTTATCGGGGCAACTACGTCATAAAGTCAGCCTGCCACTGATGCGTAGACTGCTATTGGGTATTTGCTCTCTAAGTGCCGTGGTCTTGATTACCCGCACGCTGTGGCAATAA
- a CDS encoding GntR family transcriptional regulator: protein MNIPSFHLPHSLGDTDNRRLGDQHASLFAVIRDQLRERILSGEFHPGDRLVEGKLASELGVSRIPVREALRELASEGLVTIEPRRGASVAVLSAEIAYNMAEVRATLEGLNAKLAAQRRDPANIEKLQTILSQGHEAMDAGNLDLLKSLNRQFHETLATMSGNIVLTELMRSLRDRTALLFAPSNLQRIRQNWEDHSQILNAVVAGNGDLANLLATQHVHNAAKAYQDAQNGEKV, encoded by the coding sequence ATGAATATCCCCAGTTTCCACCTCCCCCATTCCCTTGGCGATACAGATAACCGTCGCTTGGGCGATCAGCACGCGTCACTGTTTGCGGTGATACGCGACCAGTTACGTGAACGTATCCTGAGTGGTGAATTCCATCCAGGCGACCGTCTGGTGGAAGGAAAATTGGCGAGCGAGCTGGGTGTGTCGCGTATTCCTGTACGAGAGGCCCTGCGCGAACTGGCCTCCGAAGGGCTGGTCACTATCGAACCACGACGTGGCGCCTCTGTGGCCGTCCTGTCCGCAGAGATTGCCTACAACATGGCTGAAGTGCGTGCCACGCTGGAAGGCTTGAATGCAAAACTGGCCGCCCAGCGCCGGGACCCGGCCAATATCGAAAAGCTGCAGACCATTTTGAGCCAGGGCCATGAAGCCATGGATGCCGGCAATCTGGATTTGCTCAAATCCCTGAACCGCCAGTTTCATGAAACCCTGGCCACCATGTCGGGCAATATCGTGCTGACCGAGCTGATGCGCTCTCTGCGAGATCGCACCGCCTTGTTATTTGCACCCAGCAATTTGCAGCGCATCCGCCAGAACTGGGAAGATCACTCCCAGATCCTCAATGCGGTTGTGGCCGGTAATGGCGATCTGGCCAACCTGTTGGCCACCCAGCACGTGCACAATGCGGCCAAAGCCTATCAGGACGCGCAAAACGGCGAGAAGGTCTGA
- a CDS encoding TetR/AcrR family transcriptional regulator, with product MSKTTTEKLQDAALARFAVQGFDATTMNEIAADVGIKKPSVYAHFRNKDELFLSLIPKIVEDELNHARQVLQGGEGGKQQLRAYLEGIQERFEQSHQVRFWIRTLFAPPVHLYDVVMEPMHVFMADLEGIIHRALAQSALARPETGLSVDTLAMTYMALIDSLQSELLFGGARKYQRRLESVWLVFEAALRTDRPA from the coding sequence GTGAGCAAAACCACTACTGAAAAACTGCAGGATGCCGCGTTGGCGCGCTTTGCCGTTCAGGGCTTTGATGCCACCACCATGAACGAGATTGCCGCTGATGTAGGCATTAAAAAGCCCTCGGTCTATGCCCATTTTCGCAACAAGGACGAGCTGTTCCTGAGCCTGATTCCAAAGATTGTGGAAGATGAGTTGAACCATGCCCGTCAGGTTCTGCAAGGAGGCGAAGGGGGCAAGCAGCAGTTGCGGGCCTATCTGGAAGGAATACAGGAGCGTTTCGAGCAATCGCATCAAGTACGTTTCTGGATTCGCACCTTGTTTGCGCCGCCTGTGCATTTGTACGATGTGGTGATGGAACCCATGCATGTGTTCATGGCGGATCTGGAAGGCATCATTCATCGGGCCCTGGCACAGTCTGCCCTGGCCAGGCCGGAAACAGGCTTGAGTGTAGATACCTTGGCCATGACTTACATGGCCTTGATCGACAGCCTGCAAAGCGAGCTGTTATTTGGTGGTGCGCGCAAGTACCAGCGGCGTCTGGAATCGGTTTGGCTAGTCTTTGAGGCGGCATTGAGAACGGACCGCCCTGCTTGA
- a CDS encoding multidrug effflux MFS transporter, which yields MSGLSRSRGLAWPLILLLALLTALDAMAIDMYLPGMPAIAQELGVSAGRIQQTLSVFLAGLALGQGIYGPLLDRFGRRVPLLLGVVIFVVGSVFGALATSVEALLAARFIQALGAAAGLVTPRAIVADLCDVKESASIFSLLMQVMMIAPIVAPILGAYLLSHADWRAIFWMLAFLGTLGLLWGLKAIPDSLPVTQRVPLNPGHIVRAYGRELRNKAFMAYTGSGGFALAALFVYISGSAFVFTQHFSLSPAVFSYVFAGNSVALVLGGVVSNYLLKAGMPTSRVLALGLIVHTASALLLYGAVQADVAGLILYAALIAISVGSLGMVFGNVTALTMDVAGPQAGTAAALMGMFHYLISAVVGYIVSLAVPGPQVLPVAIGGCGLLSILLYVLAGRCHTVTRSVSELGAVK from the coding sequence ATGAGCGGGCTGTCGCGTAGCAGGGGCTTGGCCTGGCCTTTGATCTTGTTGCTGGCCTTGTTGACGGCCCTGGATGCCATGGCCATCGATATGTATTTGCCGGGCATGCCTGCCATTGCGCAGGAGCTAGGCGTTTCTGCGGGGCGTATTCAACAAACCCTGTCCGTGTTTCTGGCTGGCCTGGCGTTGGGGCAGGGTATTTATGGTCCCTTGTTGGACCGCTTCGGGCGTCGAGTCCCCTTGCTGCTGGGTGTGGTGATTTTTGTGGTGGGCTCGGTTTTTGGTGCTTTGGCCACATCGGTTGAAGCCTTGTTGGCAGCACGTTTTATCCAGGCGTTAGGCGCCGCAGCGGGCTTGGTCACACCGCGTGCCATTGTGGCGGACTTGTGCGATGTAAAAGAGTCGGCAAGCATCTTTTCCCTGCTGATGCAGGTGATGATGATTGCACCGATTGTGGCCCCTATCCTGGGCGCGTATCTGTTGAGCCATGCGGATTGGCGGGCCATATTCTGGATGCTGGCCTTTTTAGGAACGTTGGGTTTGTTGTGGGGGCTGAAGGCCATCCCGGACTCCCTGCCGGTGACACAGCGTGTGCCTTTGAATCCTGGCCATATTGTGCGCGCCTATGGGCGGGAGCTGCGCAACAAGGCCTTCATGGCTTATACCGGTTCCGGCGGTTTTGCTTTGGCTGCCTTGTTTGTCTATATCAGCGGCTCGGCCTTTGTGTTCACACAGCATTTTTCCTTGTCGCCTGCCGTGTTCAGCTATGTGTTCGCTGGTAACTCGGTGGCACTGGTGCTGGGTGGGGTCGTCAGCAATTACTTGTTGAAGGCCGGGATGCCTACCTCTCGGGTACTGGCCTTGGGGCTGATTGTTCATACGGCTTCAGCTTTGCTCTTGTATGGGGCGGTGCAAGCAGACGTGGCGGGCCTGATCCTGTATGCCGCCTTGATCGCCATTTCGGTCGGCTCCTTAGGGATGGTGTTTGGCAACGTAACGGCCTTGACCATGGATGTGGCTGGCCCGCAGGCTGGGACGGCTGCCGCCTTGATGGGCATGTTCCATTACCTGATTTCGGCGGTGGTGGGCTATATCGTCAGCCTGGCTGTGCCCGGGCCGCAGGTCTTGCCGGTGGCCATTGGCGGCTGCGGACTGCTGTCGATCCTGCTGTATGTCCTGGCTGGTCGTTGCCACACGGTGACAAGATCGGTCAGTGAACTGGGAGCTGTAAAATAG
- a CDS encoding ferritin-like domain-containing protein produces MKKQKAVKPNQGPIDVAAIRAAAKKFVDDGAVASGYKGNREEIIQMLNEALATELVCVMRYKRHYFTATGLNNEPIKAEFLEHAQQEAEHADRIAERIVQLNGEPDFNPQNLVQRSHAEYDDSGDIKSMIRANLIAERIAIESYRQMIERIGDTDPTTRQMLIEIMAVEEEHADDMGDLLDI; encoded by the coding sequence ATGAAAAAGCAGAAAGCTGTCAAACCAAACCAAGGTCCAATCGATGTTGCCGCTATCCGCGCGGCTGCCAAGAAGTTTGTGGACGATGGGGCGGTGGCATCCGGCTACAAGGGCAACCGTGAAGAAATCATTCAGATGCTCAATGAGGCCCTGGCCACCGAGCTGGTCTGTGTGATGCGCTACAAGCGCCACTACTTCACCGCTACCGGCTTGAACAACGAGCCTATCAAAGCCGAGTTTCTGGAACATGCCCAGCAGGAAGCCGAGCATGCGGACCGCATTGCCGAACGTATTGTGCAACTGAACGGCGAGCCGGATTTCAACCCCCAGAACCTGGTCCAGCGCAGTCATGCGGAGTATGACGATAGCGGCGATATCAAATCCATGATTCGCGCCAACCTGATTGCCGAACGTATTGCCATCGAGTCCTATCGCCAGATGATCGAGCGTATTGGTGATACCGACCCGACCACCCGCCAGATGCTGATTGAAATCATGGCAGTGGAAGAAGAGCATGCCGACGATATGGGCGATCTGCTGGATATCTAA
- a CDS encoding Chromate resistance protein ChrB — protein MSWLLLTYKVPPEPSAKRLALWRRLKALGAVYLQNGVCVLPKTDEHVRRLKVLENDITTMGGECVLLKTIALDKAQEDKVIARFTDDRNEQYQELLGRCKDFEVEIAKEISIQKFTYAELDEEETDLKKLENWYEKIQKLDFYGAPLAQVAQERLQDCKARLDEYAQMVYDAHEENR, from the coding sequence ATGAGCTGGCTGTTATTGACCTATAAAGTCCCCCCTGAACCCAGTGCAAAACGGCTGGCCTTATGGCGGCGCCTGAAAGCGCTGGGTGCGGTGTATCTGCAAAATGGGGTATGCGTCCTGCCCAAAACCGACGAGCATGTGCGCCGTCTGAAGGTGCTGGAAAACGACATCACCACCATGGGAGGTGAATGCGTCTTGCTGAAGACCATTGCTCTGGACAAGGCACAAGAGGACAAAGTCATCGCCCGTTTTACGGACGACCGCAATGAGCAATACCAGGAGCTGCTGGGGCGCTGCAAAGACTTTGAAGTGGAAATCGCCAAGGAAATTTCGATTCAGAAATTCACCTACGCCGAGCTGGACGAAGAAGAAACCGACCTGAAAAAGCTGGAAAACTGGTACGAGAAAATCCAGAAGCTGGATTTTTATGGCGCCCCCCTGGCACAGGTCGCTCAAGAGCGCCTGCAAGACTGCAAGGCACGGCTGGATGAGTACGCTCAAATGGTCTACGACGCTCATGAAGAAAACCGCTAA
- a CDS encoding MFS transporter translates to MSTLKWSTTLMKKTANPAFTPAADVPRAKIHRSVWALGFVSMFMDISSELIHALLPIYMVTVLGTSVLAVGFIEGIAEATASIMKVFSGAVSDRFGKRKLLAVIGYGLAALTKPIFPLANSLDWLVGARFVDRIGKGIRGAPRDALVADVTPPEMRGAAYGLRQTLDTIGAFVGPLLAIGLMWWTANNYQLIFWIAVLPAFIAIAILVFFVREPKLPANTRPRKLPLNREDLGRLGSRYWWVVAIGLAFTLARFSEAFLILRGEASGLPPMWAPAVLVVMGVAFSLSAYPAGVLSDRMRKTDLLLIGVALLIAADLVLAFVPGLLGLGLGVALWGLHMGFTQGLFNVLIAGNAPAELRGTAFGMFHLLTGVALLLASVIAGVLWDTLGFQGTFAAGAIFAVLAGAGLITLRRSAQGAF, encoded by the coding sequence ATGAGTACGCTCAAATGGTCTACGACGCTCATGAAGAAAACCGCTAATCCGGCGTTCACACCGGCTGCCGACGTGCCTCGAGCCAAGATTCACCGCAGCGTCTGGGCGCTGGGTTTTGTGTCCATGTTCATGGATATTTCTTCGGAGCTGATCCACGCCCTGCTGCCCATTTACATGGTTACCGTCCTGGGTACATCGGTACTGGCCGTCGGCTTTATCGAAGGTATTGCCGAAGCCACCGCCTCCATCATGAAAGTGTTTTCCGGAGCGGTCAGCGATCGTTTTGGAAAGCGCAAACTGCTGGCAGTCATTGGCTATGGCCTGGCAGCCCTGACCAAACCCATTTTCCCGCTGGCGAACTCGCTGGACTGGCTGGTTGGTGCCCGCTTTGTAGACCGTATCGGCAAAGGCATACGCGGTGCGCCACGCGATGCCTTGGTCGCAGATGTGACCCCGCCGGAAATGCGAGGTGCCGCCTACGGCTTGCGTCAGACTCTGGATACCATTGGTGCTTTTGTTGGCCCCTTGCTGGCTATCGGCCTGATGTGGTGGACCGCCAACAACTACCAGCTGATCTTCTGGATCGCCGTGCTGCCCGCTTTTATAGCCATCGCCATCCTGGTGTTCTTTGTGCGCGAGCCCAAACTGCCCGCCAACACCCGCCCCCGCAAATTGCCTCTGAATCGGGAAGACCTCGGCCGCTTGGGTTCCCGCTACTGGTGGGTTGTCGCTATCGGTCTGGCCTTTACCCTGGCCCGTTTCAGCGAAGCCTTCCTGATCCTGCGTGGTGAAGCCAGCGGTTTGCCGCCCATGTGGGCTCCTGCGGTCCTGGTCGTCATGGGCGTGGCCTTTTCTTTATCTGCCTATCCTGCAGGTGTGCTGTCGGATCGCATGCGCAAGACCGATCTGCTCTTGATCGGCGTAGCTCTTCTCATTGCAGCCGATCTGGTGCTGGCCTTCGTTCCTGGTCTGCTTGGCCTGGGCCTGGGGGTTGCCCTGTGGGGCCTGCACATGGGCTTTACTCAAGGTCTGTTCAACGTCCTGATTGCCGGCAACGCCCCCGCCGAACTGCGTGGCACTGCCTTTGGCATGTTCCATTTGCTGACCGGCGTCGCCCTGCTGCTGGCCAGCGTCATCGCTGGTGTGCTCTGGGATACCTTAGGCTTTCAAGGCACCTTTGCCGCTGGCGCGATCTTTGCGGTTTTGGCTGGTGCAGGGTTGATTACCTTGCGACGTTCCGCTCAAGGAGCGTTCTGA
- a CDS encoding RidA family protein — MIKEIIRSDKVTPPRAPLSPAVRSNGFVFVSGQPGFFDDRQIAENDFDAQMHQVMANVKALLEEAGSSLDHIVKANVILKNAGDFARMNEIYRTYFKDGEYPARTTIAADMGNPLFLLEIECIAAVAE, encoded by the coding sequence ATGATCAAAGAAATTATCCGGTCCGACAAAGTGACTCCCCCTCGTGCCCCTTTGTCGCCTGCTGTGCGATCCAATGGCTTTGTGTTTGTGTCGGGCCAGCCAGGCTTTTTTGACGATCGCCAGATTGCTGAAAACGACTTCGACGCCCAGATGCATCAGGTCATGGCCAATGTGAAAGCCCTGCTGGAAGAGGCCGGTTCCAGCCTGGACCATATCGTCAAAGCCAATGTGATTCTGAAGAACGCTGGTGACTTTGCTCGCATGAACGAGATCTATCGCACTTACTTCAAGGACGGCGAATACCCGGCCCGCACCACGATTGCTGCGGATATGGGGAACCCCTTGTTCCTGCTGGAAATTGAGTGCATCGCTGCCGTCGCGGAATGA